In Excalfactoria chinensis isolate bCotChi1 chromosome 20, bCotChi1.hap2, whole genome shotgun sequence, a genomic segment contains:
- the RNF186 gene encoding E3 ubiquitin-protein ligase RNF186, whose product MEKSTDKLSSENKWGASGVPQAEKVSPAPTAGAAGMSGAGPRADNAADVERLAFTEGHCKEMERSPGTELVSPDALKAAFSEGDGLNSASLAMVTNPSSPEVCGSERNDQPSPTSSLADMDCLVCFNKYNIYRLPKLLSCQHAFCAVCLKLILRKEENTWIITCPLCRKNTFVSGGLIRTLPNKEEIMDLLEHPDSCPEVHVSGIGLDSSSWAQSSQDILNREQTVPADNRLAVQRLVLLLLLLVILTILILPFIYSGMIKWVICIMLTLGLVMSMVLCCTPKFYWSCNGSSLRSCHKETHIAAIA is encoded by the coding sequence ATGGAGAAATCCACGGACAAGCTAAGCAGCGAGAACAAATGGGGAGCTTCTGGAGTACCTCAAGCTGAGAAGGTCAGTCCTGCTCCcactgcaggggctgcaggaaTGAGCGGAGCAGGACCCCGTGCAGATAATGCTGCTGATGTGGAGAGATTGGCATTCACTGAGGGACACTGCAAAGAAATGGAGAGGTCTCCAGGCACTGAGCTAGTCAGTCCTGATGCCTTGAAAGCAGCGTTTTCAGAAGGGGACGGTCTGAACTCAGCATCTCTTGCTATGGTAACAAATCCAAGCTCTCCCGAGGTATGCGGTTCTGAAAGGAACGACCAGCCTTCACCCACATCATCTCTTGCAGACATGGACTGCCTGGTCTGCTTCAACAAGTACAACATTTACCGGCTCCCAAAGCTCCTGAGCTGTCAGCATGCTTTCTGTGCAGTCTGCCTCAAGCTTATCCTCAGGAAAGAAGAGAACACCTGGATAATCACCTGCCCACTGTGCAGAAAAAACACGTTTGTGTCAGGAGGACTTATCCGCACGCTCCCAAATAAAGAAGAGATCATGGACCTCTTGGAACACCCTGACTCATGTCCTGAGGTACACGTCTCTGGCATAGGGCTGGATagcagcagctgggctcagAGCAGCCAGGACATTTTAAACAGAGAACAAACTGTCCCAGCAGATAACAGACTGGCTGTGCAGAGacttgtgctgctcctgctgcttttggTGATTCTCACCATCCTCATCCTCCCGTTTATATACTCTGGGATGATTAAATGGGTCATTTGTATCATGCTGACTTTGGGGTTGGTCATGTCTATGGTGCTTTGCTGCACTCCTAAATTTTATTGGAGCTGCAATGGAAGCTCACTCAGGTCGTGCCACAAGGAGACCCACATTGCTGCTATTGCCTGA